A single region of the Sulfitobacter geojensis genome encodes:
- a CDS encoding nitrile hydratase accessory protein: MKPEPVFEAPWHAQVFALTVHLNEAGHFEWGAWAERFGATLKQHGVARELNGGEDYFAAWLETLEGFLAEIGMAAPAEVGVLRDAWEAAYLSTPHGAPVKLADA, encoded by the coding sequence ATGAAACCCGAACCGGTCTTTGAAGCGCCTTGGCATGCGCAGGTTTTTGCCCTGACCGTGCATTTGAACGAAGCAGGGCATTTTGAATGGGGCGCTTGGGCCGAACGGTTCGGCGCAACGTTGAAGCAACACGGGGTCGCGCGGGAGCTGAATGGCGGCGAGGATTATTTCGCGGCATGGCTGGAAACCCTCGAAGGGTTTTTGGCCGAAATTGGCATGGCGGCCCCTGCGGAGGTTGGTGTTCTGCGCGATGCGTGGGAAGCGGCCTACCTGAGCACACCGCATGGTGCGCCGGTAAAACTGGCCGACGCCTGA
- the nthB gene encoding nitrile hydratase subunit beta: protein MSRLHDMGGRFGDGAVEPEAEDIKFHADWHPRAMALTVATGAVGAFNLDMSRHARESLSPKDYMRFSYYEKWLGGLANVLTQTGVITREELAGSVDPAPSPLSPRKLTADRVAGVLAKGGPVERPSNVAPAFVAGDTVIARKFAENADVSGGHTRLPSYAAGARGRILRLHGSHVFPDSNAHGGGEAPEPLYAVVFAAAELWAHPEHPNDEVVVDMWQSYLTAAP, encoded by the coding sequence GTGAGCCGCCTTCATGACATGGGGGGCCGATTTGGCGATGGCGCGGTTGAACCCGAAGCCGAGGACATCAAGTTTCACGCCGACTGGCACCCGCGCGCAATGGCCTTGACCGTCGCCACGGGGGCGGTGGGGGCGTTTAATCTGGACATGTCGCGCCATGCCCGCGAATCCCTCTCGCCCAAGGATTACATGCGGTTTTCCTATTACGAAAAATGGTTGGGCGGGCTGGCGAATGTCCTGACCCAGACCGGTGTCATCACCCGTGAAGAGCTTGCGGGATCGGTCGATCCTGCGCCCAGTCCCCTGTCACCGCGCAAGTTGACTGCGGATCGTGTGGCTGGCGTTTTGGCCAAGGGCGGCCCGGTAGAGCGCCCGTCAAATGTGGCACCGGCCTTTGTCGCTGGCGATACGGTGATTGCCCGCAAGTTCGCGGAGAATGCGGACGTCAGCGGCGGGCACACACGTTTGCCGTCTTATGCCGCCGGGGCACGGGGGCGGATTTTGCGCCTGCACGGCAGCCACGTTTTCCCTGACAGCAACGCGCATGGTGGCGGTGAAGCGCCCGAGCCGCTTTATGCGGTGGTGTTTGCGGCTGCGGAATTATGGGCCCATCCCGAACATCCCAATGACGAGGTTGTTGTGGATATGTGGCAAAGCTACCTGACGGCGGCTCCATGA
- the nthA gene encoding nitrile hydratase subunit alpha — protein MPHDHASHDDPHALLPSDPALRVKALETLLTKKGLIDPAALDEIIDTYENKIGPRNGARVVARAWSNPAFHDALMKDATSVVADLGFYGRQGEHMVAVENTDTVHNMVVCTLCSCYPWPLLGIPPGWYKSDAYRARVVREPRQVLAEFGVVLPDDTAVRVWDSTAEMRYLVIPQRPAGTEGMDEEALMALVSRDSMIGTGLAGQP, from the coding sequence ATGCCTCATGATCATGCTTCACACGATGACCCGCACGCGCTTTTGCCTTCCGACCCTGCATTGCGGGTCAAGGCGTTGGAAACCCTGTTGACCAAGAAAGGGTTGATCGACCCTGCCGCGCTGGATGAAATCATCGACACTTACGAAAACAAGATCGGCCCGCGCAATGGGGCACGGGTGGTCGCGCGGGCGTGGTCCAATCCGGCGTTTCACGACGCCTTGATGAAAGATGCCACATCGGTGGTGGCCGATCTTGGGTTTTATGGCCGTCAGGGGGAACATATGGTTGCGGTGGAAAACACCGATACCGTGCACAACATGGTCGTCTGCACCCTGTGCAGTTGTTATCCGTGGCCCTTGTTGGGCATTCCGCCGGGGTGGTATAAATCCGACGCCTACCGCGCCCGTGTGGTGCGCGAACCGCGCCAGGTTCTGGCGGAATTCGGGGTGGTTTTGCCGGATGATACGGCTGTGCGGGTCTGGGACAGCACCGCAGAAATGCGGTATCTGGTGATCCCGCAGCGCCCCGCCGGCACAGAGGGCATGGACGAGGAAGCCCTGATGGCACTGGTCAGCCGCGACAGCATGATTGGAACCGGATTGGCGGGTCAGCCGTGA
- the secG gene encoding preprotein translocase subunit SecG, translating into MENVVLIIHLLLALGLIAVVLMQRSEGGGLGMGGGGGGAVPGRSAATALGKLTWILGAAFLVTSITLTIIVAQKSSGASVIDRLGVTPPAATQDDTSIPSGDLLLPPSDSDAPLVPLSD; encoded by the coding sequence ATGGAAAATGTCGTTCTGATCATCCACCTTTTGCTGGCCCTCGGCCTGATCGCCGTTGTGTTGATGCAACGCTCCGAAGGCGGCGGCCTTGGCATGGGCGGCGGTGGCGGCGGTGCGGTTCCGGGCCGTTCGGCGGCAACGGCACTGGGCAAGCTGACATGGATTTTGGGTGCGGCCTTTCTGGTGACGTCGATAACGCTGACGATCATCGTGGCGCAGAAATCTTCCGGGGCGTCGGTCATCGACCGTTTGGGCGTGACACCACCGGCGGCGACACAGGACGACACATCGATCCCGTCGGGCGATCTGTTGCTGCCCCCATCGGACAGCGATGCGCCTTTGGTACCGCTTTCCGACTAA
- a CDS encoding CTP synthase: MARYIFITGGVVSSLGKGLASAALGALLQARGFSVRLRKLDPYLNVDPGTMSPFEHGEVFVTDDGAETDLDLGHYERFTGVPARMTDSVSSGRIYSTVLEKERRGDYLGKTIQVVPHVTNEIKDFLKIGDDEVDFMLCEIGGTVGDIEGLPFFEAIRQFSHDKPRGQCIFMHLTLLPYLAASGELKTKPTQHSVKELQSIGIAPDILVCRSEQPIPEKEREKIALFCNVRKEHVVAAYDLKSIYEAPLAYHAQGLDQAVLDAFDISPAPKPDLNVWHDVYDRVHNPEGEVRVAIVGKYTQLEDAYKSIAEALTHGGMANRVKVKVEWVDAEIFDSSEDVASHLEGFHAILVPGGFGERGTEGKIKAAQYAREHKVPYLGICLGMQMAVIEAARNVAGVKTAGSEEFDHEAGKKRFEPVVYHLKEWVQGNHKVERKVGDDKGGTMRLGAYDATLTPGSRVAEAYGTTTIDERHRHRYEVDIAYKDQLEKAGLAFSGMSPDGKLPEIVEWPDHPWFIGVQFHPELKSKPFDPHPLFKDFVRAAKDMSRLV; encoded by the coding sequence ATGGCACGCTATATTTTCATCACCGGCGGTGTGGTTTCATCCCTTGGCAAGGGTCTCGCCTCTGCCGCGTTGGGTGCCCTGTTACAGGCCCGCGGCTTTTCCGTCCGGCTGCGCAAACTTGATCCTTACCTGAACGTCGACCCCGGCACGATGAGCCCGTTTGAACATGGCGAGGTTTTTGTCACCGATGATGGTGCCGAAACCGATCTGGATCTGGGCCATTACGAACGTTTCACCGGCGTCCCCGCACGGATGACCGATTCCGTATCCTCCGGCCGGATCTATTCCACCGTGCTGGAGAAAGAACGCCGCGGCGACTATCTGGGGAAAACCATTCAGGTGGTCCCGCATGTTACGAATGAAATTAAGGATTTCCTGAAGATTGGTGATGACGAGGTTGATTTCATGCTCTGTGAAATCGGCGGCACCGTGGGCGACATCGAAGGGCTGCCCTTCTTTGAAGCGATCCGCCAGTTTTCCCATGACAAACCGCGCGGCCAGTGCATTTTCATGCATCTGACCCTCCTGCCCTACCTTGCGGCCTCGGGCGAATTGAAGACCAAGCCGACACAGCACTCCGTCAAGGAATTGCAAAGCATTGGCATCGCGCCGGACATTCTGGTGTGCCGCTCCGAACAGCCGATCCCCGAGAAAGAGCGCGAGAAGATCGCTCTGTTCTGCAACGTGCGCAAGGAACATGTGGTCGCGGCCTATGACCTGAAATCCATCTACGAAGCCCCCTTGGCCTATCACGCGCAGGGGCTGGATCAGGCGGTGCTGGATGCCTTTGACATCTCCCCCGCGCCAAAACCCGACCTGAACGTCTGGCATGACGTTTATGACCGTGTGCACAACCCCGAGGGCGAAGTGCGCGTGGCGATCGTTGGCAAATACACCCAGCTTGAGGATGCCTATAAATCCATCGCAGAAGCCCTGACCCACGGTGGCATGGCCAACCGCGTCAAGGTCAAGGTCGAATGGGTGGATGCGGAAATCTTTGACAGCAGCGAAGACGTCGCCAGCCACCTTGAGGGATTCCACGCAATTCTGGTGCCCGGCGGCTTTGGCGAACGTGGCACCGAGGGCAAGATCAAGGCCGCGCAATATGCCCGCGAACACAAGGTGCCCTACCTTGGCATCTGTCTGGGCATGCAAATGGCGGTGATCGAGGCGGCGCGCAATGTCGCCGGTGTCAAAACCGCAGGCTCGGAAGAGTTCGATCACGAGGCGGGCAAAAAACGTTTCGAACCCGTGGTTTACCACCTTAAGGAATGGGTGCAGGGTAACCACAAGGTGGAGCGCAAGGTCGGTGACGACAAAGGCGGCACCATGCGTCTGGGTGCGTATGATGCAACCCTGACCCCCGGTTCGCGCGTTGCCGAAGCCTATGGCACCACCACTATCGACGAACGCCACCGCCACCGCTACGAGGTCGACATCGCCTATAAGGACCAGTTGGAAAAGGCCGGTCTGGCGTTTTCGGGCATGTCCCCCGATGGCAAACTGCCCGAAATCGTCGAATGGCCGGATCACCCGTGGTTTATCGGTGTTCAGTTCCACCCCGAACTGAAATCGAAACCCTTTGACCCCCACCCCCTGTTCAAGGATTTCGTCCGCGCCGCGAAGGACATGTCGCGGCTGGTGTGA
- the rlmJ gene encoding 23S rRNA (adenine(2030)-N(6))-methyltransferase RlmJ, translated as MLSYQHIYHAGNLADVHKHGLLAWMLDYLTRKDKPLTYIETHGGRAIYDLTDAAARKTGEAAQGIEKTRHWFGPKHPFTRVLQQVTASDGPDSYPGSPLIAASLLRPTDSIHLAELHPQEHAALTLAMSPYPAKIHLRDGFDMAHGLTPPTPRRGLMLIDPSYEIKDDYLTIPRHIAKITRAWNVGIIALWYPILTNKAHLPMLDALKASHPQAMRHEVRFPPARPGHGMVGSGMFVLNAPYGLDVEAGKLSQKFNTLKGRPPCQRDTGSQRWT; from the coding sequence ATGCTATCATACCAACACATCTATCACGCCGGCAATCTGGCAGACGTTCATAAACACGGGCTGCTGGCGTGGATGCTCGACTATCTTACGCGCAAGGACAAACCGCTTACCTATATCGAAACCCACGGTGGGCGGGCGATTTACGATCTGACCGACGCGGCGGCGCGCAAAACCGGTGAAGCCGCGCAAGGCATCGAAAAGACACGCCACTGGTTCGGCCCCAAACACCCTTTTACACGCGTTTTGCAGCAGGTGACGGCAAGTGACGGGCCCGACAGTTACCCCGGCTCCCCGCTGATCGCCGCATCATTGCTGCGCCCGACAGACAGCATTCATCTGGCCGAACTGCACCCACAGGAACACGCAGCACTGACCTTGGCGATGTCGCCCTATCCCGCGAAAATCCATTTACGCGACGGGTTTGACATGGCCCACGGCCTGACCCCGCCCACCCCGCGCCGCGGATTGATGTTGATTGATCCCAGCTATGAAATCAAAGACGACTACCTGACAATCCCGCGCCATATCGCCAAGATCACCCGCGCATGGAATGTCGGTATCATTGCCCTGTGGTATCCGATCCTGACCAACAAAGCGCATCTGCCGATGCTGGACGCACTCAAAGCCAGCCATCCGCAAGCGATGCGCCACGAAGTCCGGTTTCCGCCTGCCCGCCCCGGCCACGGGATGGTGGGATCAGGGATGTTTGTGCTAAATGCGCCCTACGGGCTGGACGTCGAAGCCGGCAAACTCAGCCAGAAATTCAACACGCTTAAAGGGAGGCCGCCATGCCAAAGGGATACTGGATCGCAACGATGGACGTGA
- a CDS encoding DUF1330 domain-containing protein encodes MPKGYWIATMDVKDAEVYDSYRAANAKPLADYGARFVVRGGTQVQTEGTWRSRTVAIEFASYADAIACYESEAYKAAKDIRLPVADCNMVIVEGYEN; translated from the coding sequence ATGCCAAAGGGATACTGGATCGCAACGATGGACGTGAAAGATGCCGAGGTCTATGACAGCTACCGCGCCGCAAATGCCAAGCCTTTGGCCGACTATGGTGCGCGTTTTGTGGTGCGCGGCGGGACACAGGTACAGACCGAAGGGACATGGCGCAGCCGCACGGTCGCCATTGAATTCGCCAGCTACGCCGATGCCATCGCCTGTTATGAAAGCGAAGCGTACAAGGCGGCCAAAGACATCCGCTTGCCAGTCGCCGACTGCAACATGGTGATCGTCGAAGGCTACGAGAACTAA
- a CDS encoding TerB family tellurite resistance protein, translating into MFERLFPRRAPEPKPLPQPNAQLALGALLVRVAFADRNYRATEIGQIDRILARTFEIGPIEAAKLRATAEALERDAPETPEFARILREEIDYAHRLALGEAMWSVALADGHRHEKEEIQLMAIEIALGLTDSDIEDLRAKATRAL; encoded by the coding sequence ATGTTTGAACGTCTTTTCCCCCGCCGTGCCCCGGAACCGAAACCTTTGCCGCAACCCAATGCGCAGTTGGCGCTTGGGGCATTGCTGGTGCGCGTGGCCTTTGCGGACCGAAATTACCGCGCAACCGAAATCGGTCAGATCGACCGTATTCTGGCGCGGACTTTTGAAATCGGTCCAATCGAAGCGGCCAAGCTGCGCGCGACCGCCGAGGCGTTGGAACGCGACGCCCCCGAAACGCCCGAGTTTGCCCGCATCCTGCGCGAAGAAATTGATTACGCGCATCGGCTGGCCTTGGGCGAAGCCATGTGGTCGGTGGCTTTGGCAGACGGGCACCGCCATGAAAAAGAAGAAATCCAGCTTATGGCGATCGAAATCGCACTCGGCCTGACCGACAGCGACATCGAGGATTTGCGCGCCAAAGCAACACGCGCACTCTGA
- a CDS encoding TerB family tellurite resistance protein yields the protein MFGDFLKRLTQPDPAPLADADARLALTALLVRVARSDNDYAAAEARRIEDIAAARYGLDATQARDLRSEGEALEREAPDTVRFTRAIKDAVAYEERVGVIEALWQVVLADGKRSDEENALLRLVASLLGVTDTDSHMARQRVARDS from the coding sequence ATGTTTGGTGATTTCCTAAAACGGCTGACACAGCCCGACCCCGCCCCGCTGGCCGACGCCGATGCGCGTCTGGCCCTGACCGCATTGCTCGTGCGCGTCGCGCGTTCCGACAATGACTATGCCGCTGCCGAGGCACGCCGGATCGAAGACATCGCCGCCGCGCGTTATGGTCTGGATGCGACGCAGGCCCGCGATTTGCGCAGCGAGGGCGAAGCGCTGGAGCGCGAGGCCCCCGATACGGTCCGCTTCACCCGCGCGATCAAGGACGCCGTTGCTTACGAGGAACGCGTCGGGGTGATCGAAGCGCTTTGGCAGGTGGTATTGGCCGATGGCAAACGTTCTGACGAGGAAAACGCGCTGCTGCGTCTTGTGGCCAGCCTGCTGGGTGTGACCGACACTGACAGCCACATGGCGCGCCAACGCGTTGCACGCGACAGCTAA
- a CDS encoding ABC transporter ATP-binding protein, translating to MSTPPPVIQIDGLHKAYGTLEVLKGVSLSAPRGHVISLIGSSGSGKSTLLRCCNLLEDSQQGDILFKGEPLTWKGTGHDRRPSDPAQVLRIRTNLSMVFQQFNLWAHMTILQNVMEAPLTVLRRDRAEVELAARGYLEKVGIGDKCDVYPAQLSGGQQQRAAIARALCMEPEALLFDEPTSALDPELEQEVVKVIKDLAAEGRTMIIVTHDMKLAADVSDHVIFLHQGLIEEQGPPDILFSAPKSERLRGFLSATLAT from the coding sequence GTGAGCACACCACCCCCCGTGATCCAGATCGACGGCCTGCATAAGGCTTATGGCACCTTGGAAGTGCTCAAAGGCGTCAGCCTGTCGGCACCGCGCGGGCATGTGATATCGTTGATCGGCTCGTCAGGATCCGGCAAATCCACGCTGCTGCGTTGCTGCAATCTGCTGGAAGACAGCCAGCAAGGGGACATCCTGTTCAAAGGCGAACCTTTGACATGGAAGGGCACCGGCCATGACCGCCGCCCCTCTGATCCCGCGCAAGTGCTGCGCATCCGCACGAACCTGTCGATGGTGTTTCAGCAGTTCAATCTGTGGGCCCATATGACCATTCTGCAAAACGTGATGGAGGCCCCTTTGACGGTGCTGCGCCGCGACCGTGCAGAAGTTGAACTAGCCGCCCGCGGGTATCTCGAAAAGGTGGGTATCGGCGATAAATGCGACGTCTATCCGGCGCAATTGTCAGGGGGCCAACAGCAACGCGCGGCCATCGCGCGCGCGCTGTGCATGGAGCCCGAAGCGCTGTTGTTTGACGAACCGACATCTGCCCTTGATCCCGAGCTGGAACAGGAAGTTGTCAAGGTAATCAAGGATCTGGCCGCCGAAGGGCGCACCATGATCATTGTGACCCACGATATGAAACTGGCCGCTGATGTGTCCGATCACGTGATTTTCTTGCATCAGGGTCTGATCGAAGAACAAGGGCCGCCGGACATCCTGTTCAGCGCACCCAAATCCGAACGCTTGCGCGGGTTCCTATCGGCAACCCTAGCGACGTAA
- a CDS encoding transporter substrate-binding domain-containing protein, which produces MKKIILSTVALAMTAGVAMADGHAKTIRMGTEGAYPPYNFLNDAGEVDGYEREMGDEMCKRAELTCEWVTNEWDSIIPNLTSGNYDTIIAGMSITDEREEVIDFTQNYIPPASSAYMAKSADADLSGGVIAAQTSTIQAGYVAESGATLLEFATYDDTVAAVMSGEADAVFADKDALVPTVEASGGELVFAGDDVPLGGGVGMGLRESDTELKEKFNAAITSMKEDGTINAAIVKWFGEDAKVFE; this is translated from the coding sequence ATGAAAAAGATCATCCTTTCCACAGTTGCCCTTGCCATGACGGCAGGTGTTGCCATGGCCGACGGCCACGCGAAAACCATTCGCATGGGTACGGAAGGCGCTTACCCTCCCTATAACTTCCTCAACGATGCGGGCGAAGTGGACGGCTATGAGCGTGAAATGGGCGACGAGATGTGCAAACGCGCCGAGCTGACCTGCGAGTGGGTCACAAACGAGTGGGATAGCATCATCCCGAACCTGACTTCGGGCAACTATGACACCATCATCGCAGGCATGTCGATCACCGACGAGCGTGAAGAAGTCATTGATTTCACACAGAACTACATCCCGCCAGCCTCCTCCGCCTATATGGCGAAATCAGCAGATGCGGATCTGAGCGGCGGCGTGATTGCAGCACAGACAAGCACCATTCAAGCCGGTTACGTTGCCGAATCCGGTGCAACTTTGCTGGAATTTGCCACCTATGACGACACAGTTGCGGCTGTGATGTCCGGCGAAGCGGATGCTGTTTTCGCCGACAAGGACGCGCTGGTCCCAACTGTTGAAGCCTCCGGAGGCGAGTTGGTCTTTGCAGGCGACGACGTGCCTTTGGGTGGCGGCGTTGGCATGGGTCTGCGCGAAAGCGACACAGAGCTGAAAGAAAAGTTCAACGCGGCGATCACGTCCATGAAAGAAGACGGCACAATCAACGCGGCCATCGTCAAGTGGTTCGGTGAAGACGCCAAGGTTTTTGAATAA
- a CDS encoding ABC transporter permease: MFEYCIDPPALEGLKWLSCYLTTGKHLAFYSAFGTVLLLLAVTAPTALAFGFGGAMAARARIAPLRWFGKGYIAVVRGVPDIAFFLFFVIALDQGLEYLRHKVKCPDWDEPLRQGSDFIVCQAAKMPLGNAPQWVHEVYGFSLAVVTFAIVFGAFAANVLFGAMRAVPRAQIETAEAYGMSHRQTFWRITVPQMWVYALPGLSNLWMVLIKATPLLFLLGVEDIVYWARDLGSAKTPRFTDYPHGDWRVYYFLVLLVFYLAFTRVSEIVLGRLMNRLTRGQATTGGEAQRKAA, from the coding sequence ATGTTTGAGTATTGTATTGATCCCCCCGCCTTGGAGGGGCTGAAATGGCTGAGCTGTTATCTCACCACCGGCAAACATCTGGCGTTCTATTCCGCGTTCGGCACGGTGCTCTTGCTGCTGGCCGTCACTGCCCCGACGGCGCTGGCTTTCGGATTTGGCGGCGCGATGGCAGCACGGGCGCGCATCGCCCCGCTGCGGTGGTTCGGCAAGGGGTATATCGCCGTGGTACGCGGCGTGCCCGATATCGCATTTTTTCTGTTTTTCGTCATCGCGTTGGATCAGGGTCTTGAATACCTGCGCCATAAGGTGAAATGCCCCGACTGGGACGAACCGCTGCGCCAAGGCAGCGATTTCATCGTGTGTCAGGCGGCCAAAATGCCCTTGGGCAACGCCCCGCAATGGGTGCATGAAGTATACGGTTTTTCCCTTGCCGTGGTGACATTTGCCATCGTGTTCGGGGCCTTTGCCGCCAACGTCCTATTCGGTGCCATGCGGGCGGTCCCGCGTGCGCAAATCGAAACCGCCGAAGCCTACGGCATGTCACACCGCCAGACCTTCTGGCGCATCACCGTGCCGCAAATGTGGGTCTATGCCCTGCCCGGTCTGTCGAACCTCTGGATGGTTTTGATCAAAGCCACGCCATTGCTGTTCCTTCTGGGCGTCGAAGACATCGTTTACTGGGCGCGGGATCTGGGCAGCGCCAAGACACCGCGCTTTACCGATTATCCGCATGGTGACTGGCGGGTCTATTACTTCCTTGTCCTCTTGGTGTTTTACCTTGCCTTCACGCGCGTGTCGGAAATCGTGCTGGGCCGTTTGATGAACAGGCTCACACGCGGACAGGCCACCACCGGCGGCGAAGCCCAAAGGAAAGCAGCGTGA
- a CDS encoding ABC transporter permease, protein MNACIQTIQDYGLRSLGYGERLLPREGFTLCEQFTLIGSGMIWNVYFGVFALSFGFVLATLLGVGKASTNPLFHKPAAWFIFLFRGSPLFIQFFFGYFLFLSLKQQAPMFNAFSAAWLGALVVLFLNTAAYTGEIFYGALQSVPKGDVEAADAYGLSGWTRFKRVIWPTMLRLAWPAYTNEAIFLFHATTLVFFTGFPAQQQRGDALYYASYFADKTFNPFIPYPILAGYFILLTLVIIGLFGAINKRLNRHLPQEQRQKIRLRPNLIR, encoded by the coding sequence GTGAACGCCTGTATTCAAACCATTCAGGACTATGGCCTGCGGTCCTTGGGTTATGGCGAACGCCTGCTCCCGCGCGAGGGGTTTACCCTATGCGAACAATTCACGCTCATCGGGTCGGGCATGATCTGGAACGTCTATTTCGGGGTGTTCGCGCTGAGCTTCGGCTTTGTGCTGGCAACACTTTTGGGGGTCGGCAAGGCCAGCACCAACCCGTTGTTTCACAAACCTGCCGCCTGGTTCATCTTCCTGTTTCGCGGCTCACCGCTGTTTATCCAGTTCTTTTTCGGCTATTTTTTGTTCCTGTCGCTGAAACAGCAGGCACCGATGTTCAATGCCTTTTCCGCCGCATGGCTGGGCGCCTTGGTGGTGCTGTTCCTGAATACCGCGGCCTATACCGGCGAAATCTTTTACGGCGCATTGCAATCCGTGCCCAAGGGCGATGTCGAAGCGGCTGATGCTTACGGGCTTTCGGGCTGGACGCGTTTCAAACGGGTGATCTGGCCCACGATGCTGCGCCTTGCGTGGCCTGCGTACACGAACGAGGCGATCTTCCTGTTTCACGCAACGACACTGGTGTTTTTCACCGGTTTTCCGGCCCAGCAACAACGCGGTGATGCCCTGTATTACGCCAGTTATTTTGCGGACAAAACGTTCAACCCGTTCATCCCTTACCCGATTCTTGCGGGGTATTTCATTCTGCTGACGCTGGTGATCATCGGGCTGTTCGGGGCGATCAATAAACGCCTGAACCGGCACCTGCCCCAAGAGCAGCGGCAAAAAATACGCTTGCGTCCCAATCTGATCCGGTAG
- a CDS encoding glutamine synthetase family protein, with product MNNWLRKNPAVRSVRVAAADLNGQPRGKRIPTRFADKALEDGTRFPFSVLNLDIWGEDIEDSPLVMESGDKDGVLRATERGFMPMPWLENPTALLPIWMYHDDGRPFAGDPRHALNAVLKRFKAKGLTPVCAVEMEFFLIDDSGRKLQVPPSPRSGKRRQAGDILSMRALDQFDNFFTELYDACEEMDIPADTAISEAGLGQFEINLMHCDDALRAADDAWLFKMLVKGLARKHGFAASFMAKPYPDYAGNGLHMHFSVLDEEGNNVFDNGGPEGTDILRHAVAGCLSAMQGSGLIFAPHANSYDRIVPDAHAPTSVCWAYENRTSSIRIPSGSHKARRIEHRVAGGDVNPYLMLTAVLGAAIGGIEDAAQPPAPITGNAYSLDLPQIPGDWQSAIDIFETDPVVARIFPADLIRNLVMTKRQELRDMAELSPEEQVEIYLETV from the coding sequence ATGAACAACTGGCTTCGCAAAAACCCTGCTGTCCGCTCTGTGCGGGTCGCCGCTGCTGATCTTAACGGGCAGCCGCGCGGCAAACGTATTCCGACCCGTTTCGCCGACAAAGCGCTGGAGGATGGCACACGGTTTCCCTTTTCCGTTCTGAACCTGGATATTTGGGGCGAAGACATCGAAGACAGCCCGCTGGTCATGGAAAGCGGTGACAAGGACGGCGTTTTGCGCGCCACCGAACGGGGCTTCATGCCGATGCCATGGCTGGAGAACCCGACCGCCCTTTTGCCGATCTGGATGTATCACGACGATGGCCGCCCCTTTGCCGGTGATCCGCGCCACGCTTTGAACGCGGTTTTGAAGCGCTTTAAGGCCAAGGGGCTGACGCCGGTCTGCGCTGTCGAGATGGAATTCTTCCTGATCGACGATTCGGGGCGTAAGCTGCAAGTGCCGCCCTCCCCACGGTCGGGCAAACGCCGTCAGGCGGGGGACATCCTGTCGATGCGCGCGCTGGATCAGTTCGATAATTTCTTTACCGAACTCTATGACGCTTGCGAAGAAATGGACATTCCCGCTGACACCGCAATTTCCGAAGCAGGGCTTGGCCAATTCGAGATCAACTTAATGCATTGCGATGACGCCCTGCGCGCGGCAGATGATGCGTGGCTGTTCAAGATGCTGGTCAAAGGTCTGGCGCGCAAACACGGGTTTGCGGCCAGCTTTATGGCCAAACCCTATCCCGATTACGCAGGCAACGGATTGCACATGCATTTTTCGGTGCTGGATGAAGAGGGCAACAACGTCTTTGACAACGGCGGACCGGAAGGCACCGACATCTTGCGCCATGCGGTCGCCGGTTGTCTAAGCGCTATGCAGGGATCTGGGTTGATCTTTGCCCCGCACGCCAACAGCTATGACCGGATCGTGCCCGATGCCCATGCGCCCACAAGTGTCTGCTGGGCCTATGAAAACCGCACCTCGTCCATCCGCATTCCTTCAGGGAGCCATAAGGCGCGCCGCATCGAACACCGTGTCGCAGGCGGGGATGTGAACCCCTATCTGATGTTGACGGCCGTTTTGGGTGCCGCCATCGGCGGGATCGAGGACGCAGCGCAACCACCTGCCCCGATCACCGGCAACGCTTACAGCCTTGATTTGCCGCAAATCCCGGGCGACTGGCAATCTGCCATCGATATTTTCGAAACCGACCCCGTTGTCGCGCGTATCTTTCCCGCAGACCTTATTCGCAATCTGGTCATGACCAAACGGCAGGAACTGCGCGACATGGCCGAATTGAGCCCTGAAGAGCAGGTCGAAATTTACCTCGAAACCGTGTAA